The Desulfosporosinus acidiphilus SJ4 genome has a window encoding:
- a CDS encoding DsrE family protein has translation MSQPDKLLVVWTNGDRDVAIRMAFMYTLNSKLKEWWSEVSLIVWGPSAKLLTDDTSLQEYIGKMKDAGVELLACKACSDSYGISEALENMGINVKYTGQVLTEFLKDENTRVITV, from the coding sequence ATGAGTCAGCCAGATAAGTTGCTAGTAGTTTGGACTAACGGAGATAGGGATGTTGCAATACGTATGGCATTTATGTACACTCTAAATTCCAAACTTAAGGAATGGTGGAGCGAAGTTAGCCTAATAGTTTGGGGGCCATCTGCAAAACTCCTCACAGATGATACATCTTTGCAGGAATACATTGGGAAAATGAAAGATGCTGGAGTGGAATTATTAGCATGTAAAGCATGTTCGGATAGTTATGGTATCTCGGAAGCGTTAGAGAACATGGGGATAAATGTAAAATACACTGGTCAAGTGCTTACCGAATTTTTGAAAGATGAAAATACAAGAGTTATAACTGTTTGA
- a CDS encoding GNAT family N-acetyltransferase, whose translation MYLKIDDLSGPQVAELVREHLQSMVLQSPPESMHALGLESLKKPEITFWSAWEGDELVGCGALKELDSQHGEIKSMRTSSFHRRKGVAKGVLQHIIEEAKRRGYQKLSLETGSMDAFEPARKLYIGFGFQYCEPFSDYVEDSNNVFMTKKL comes from the coding sequence ATGTATCTTAAAATCGATGATTTATCCGGGCCACAAGTCGCTGAATTAGTGAGAGAACATCTTCAGAGTATGGTCCTTCAGTCTCCGCCGGAGAGTATGCATGCACTCGGTCTTGAGTCTCTTAAAAAACCTGAAATTACTTTTTGGAGTGCCTGGGAGGGTGATGAATTAGTTGGGTGCGGAGCTCTAAAAGAACTGGATAGCCAACACGGAGAAATCAAATCAATGCGAACTTCCTCATTCCATCGCAGAAAGGGTGTTGCCAAGGGAGTTCTTCAACATATTATTGAAGAGGCCAAGCGGCGTGGATATCAGAAATTGAGTTTGGAAACGGGTTCAATGGATGCTTTCGAACCAGCCAGAAAATTATATATAGGTTTTGGGTTCCAATATTGTGAGCCGTTTTCGGATTACGTTGAGGACTCAAATAATGTTTTTATGACAAAGAAATTATGA
- a CDS encoding group II intron reverse transcriptase, with the protein MTVPAIIDRVIQEILRILIEPIMEAQFFKHSYGFRPMRDAHMALERTTDVCHKTGYHWIIEGDIRGCFDNINHTKLIKQLWHMGIHDRRILMIVKKMLKAGVMNESRITEVGTPQGGIISPLLANVFLHKLDQWIVREWEEKKTRHEYHPNSRNKELNKTNLKPAYLVRYADDWILVTNSKSNAEKWKRHIENYLDNKLKLKLSPEKTLITNVKKNPIQFLGYSYKQVPGKSRTGWIPRTRPNDKRLKAKVEELRKRTKTLRKLNAEQLVHQINDLNSALIGIGNYYQPATWVNIELNRYADSLKYTAFKALKPKGGKWTPANICSNLPLRHKDYTTQIPAIKYKDLTIGVTSLGFVKWRKVYQKNLVETPYTPEGRKAHYERTLKRERLARDDITMSLTLSHLIARGLTEPKYNFEYLMNRGYAFNRDKGKCKICGEPIIGYELETHHINPKLPIDQINKVNNLASTHQTCHKLIHCGQDVLKLVGKKAHKKIIKFRERLKLEAQEIV; encoded by the coding sequence GTGACCGTCCCGGCTATCATAGACAGAGTTATCCAGGAAATTCTACGTATACTCATCGAACCCATTATGGAGGCGCAATTCTTTAAACACTCCTATGGATTTCGACCAATGAGAGACGCACATATGGCACTCGAAAGAACAACTGACGTATGTCATAAAACAGGATATCACTGGATAATTGAAGGAGATATTCGTGGCTGTTTCGATAATATAAATCATACCAAACTCATTAAGCAACTTTGGCACATGGGCATTCATGACAGAAGAATTCTAATGATAGTCAAGAAAATGCTCAAAGCAGGAGTTATGAATGAGTCAAGGATTACTGAAGTCGGAACACCTCAGGGAGGTATCATATCGCCGCTCTTAGCTAATGTCTTTCTTCACAAATTGGATCAATGGATTGTACGGGAATGGGAAGAAAAGAAAACCAGACATGAATACCATCCAAACAGCCGAAATAAAGAATTAAATAAAACCAACCTCAAACCCGCGTACCTAGTCAGATACGCGGACGACTGGATATTGGTAACAAATAGCAAATCTAATGCTGAGAAATGGAAAAGGCACATTGAGAACTATTTGGACAATAAACTCAAACTAAAACTCAGTCCGGAGAAGACTCTCATTACTAATGTGAAGAAAAACCCTATCCAATTCTTAGGATATAGCTATAAACAAGTGCCCGGGAAATCTAGAACAGGATGGATACCACGAACCAGACCAAACGATAAACGTCTTAAGGCGAAAGTGGAAGAGCTACGAAAACGCACTAAGACACTGCGAAAACTCAACGCTGAACAACTTGTACATCAAATCAACGACCTCAATAGTGCCCTAATCGGAATAGGCAACTACTACCAACCTGCAACGTGGGTGAACATCGAACTTAATAGATATGCGGATTCTCTGAAATATACTGCATTCAAGGCACTTAAACCCAAAGGTGGAAAATGGACGCCGGCTAATATATGCAGTAACTTGCCCCTACGACATAAGGATTACACCACACAAATCCCAGCCATAAAGTATAAAGATCTAACAATTGGAGTCACTAGCCTGGGATTCGTCAAATGGAGGAAGGTATACCAGAAAAATCTCGTAGAAACACCCTACACACCAGAAGGAAGAAAAGCCCATTATGAACGCACACTCAAAAGGGAAAGACTGGCAAGAGACGACATAACAATGAGTCTTACATTATCTCATCTCATAGCCAGGGGATTAACAGAACCAAAATATAATTTTGAGTATCTTATGAACAGAGGATATGCGTTCAACCGAGACAAAGGTAAATGCAAGATATGTGGGGAACCAATTATAGGATATGAACTGGAAACACATCACATCAACCCTAAACTCCCCATAGATCAAATAAATAAGGTCAACAACCTTGCATCAACACATCAAACATGTCACAAGCTAATACACTGCGGTCAAGACGTTCTAAAATTGGTCGGAAAGAAAGCTCATAAAAAGATTATCAAATTTAGGGAAAGGCTCAAGTTAGAAGCTCAAGAAATTGTTTGA
- a CDS encoding DUF3795 domain-containing protein — MDTTEAINNLSVCGLDCSRCADYENGEIRNLSAKLSDLLKGYERLAKMKAENTPNFKGYPEFVSILNHFAKCTCSGCKSENIQCPLDCHAKTCRKERNINFCFECDEFPCADQFEGKLRERWIQRNNKMKEIGVENYYIEQGKLPRY; from the coding sequence ATGGATACAACTGAAGCCATTAATAATTTGTCCGTTTGTGGATTGGATTGTTCAAGATGTGCTGACTATGAAAATGGCGAGATAAGAAATTTAAGTGCCAAATTGTCCGACCTATTGAAGGGTTATGAAAGACTGGCTAAGATGAAAGCTGAGAATACTCCAAATTTTAAAGGATATCCTGAATTTGTTAGTATTCTTAATCATTTTGCTAAGTGTACTTGTAGCGGCTGCAAAAGTGAAAACATTCAATGCCCTTTGGATTGTCATGCAAAAACCTGTCGTAAGGAGCGTAACATCAATTTTTGTTTCGAATGCGATGAGTTTCCATGTGCCGACCAATTTGAAGGGAAACTCAGAGAAAGATGGATTCAAAGAAATAATAAAATGAAGGAGATCGGCGTAGAAAATTATTATATCGAGCAAGGCAAATTACCAAGATATTAA
- a CDS encoding DUF378 domain-containing protein, with protein sequence MNWLSRTALILVIVGALNWLLVGAFQWDLVTAIFGGDTVRTSSILSRLIYVIVGLAGIYSISFLFNDSKVKS encoded by the coding sequence ATGAATTGGTTATCAAGAACAGCTTTAATACTTGTAATCGTCGGAGCCTTGAATTGGTTATTAGTCGGTGCATTTCAATGGGATCTTGTGACTGCGATTTTTGGTGGCGATACGGTTAGAACTTCATCTATATTGAGTAGGTTAATTTATGTTATTGTAGGTCTTGCAGGTATTTACTCGATCTCTTTTCTTTTTAATGATTCTAAAGTTAAGTCATAA
- a CDS encoding staygreen family protein, whose product MKFNPEKLHIEFRNGITPIGPILGRRYTLTHSDVTAELFLTVGLTFAYDKINMMRDEVLGEWLISCNQCTLNAFCHVGGEMGKESARNRDMIFKRELRLALESIRYGDNSLFKTHPYLDESPIWINFNSVYSEYDRAECWGIFRDYTLGN is encoded by the coding sequence ATGAAATTTAATCCGGAAAAATTACATATAGAGTTTCGAAATGGAATCACACCAATAGGACCGATCTTGGGTAGAAGATATACTTTAACTCATTCTGATGTTACAGCCGAACTATTTCTAACTGTAGGATTAACATTTGCCTACGATAAAATTAACATGATGAGAGATGAGGTGCTAGGAGAATGGCTAATTAGTTGTAATCAATGTACATTAAATGCTTTTTGCCATGTGGGTGGTGAAATGGGAAAAGAAAGTGCAAGAAATAGAGACATGATATTCAAGAGAGAACTGAGGTTAGCGCTTGAGAGTATACGGTATGGGGATAATTCTTTATTTAAGACACATCCATACTTGGATGAATCACCAATTTGGATTAATTTTAATTCTGTATATTCAGAATATGACCGAGCTGAGTGCTGGGGAATTTTTAGGGATTATACACTGGGAAATTAA